In the genome of Hymenobacter cellulosivorans, one region contains:
- a CDS encoding 4-hydroxy-3-methylbut-2-enyl diphosphate reductase — protein MAHNLTVSIDQDSGFCFGVTYAIQMAEEILDDQDYLYCLGDIVHNEEEVERLKSLGLRIITYDVFAQLHNEMVLIRAHGEPPSTYRIALNNNLTLIDASCPVVLKLQNRIKASYDKQNKIFIYGTHGHAEVQGLLGQTQGHAVVFENLEQLLQHPLPQELTLYSQTTKSPDSFYRIKQELEERGYTVLANDTICRQVSNRDKDLRHFAIRFDHIIFVSGTKSSNGKALYQVCKAANPNTHFISKVDELDLSWFAPGQSVGICGATSTPMWLLEDVRNALVAVPAMAS, from the coding sequence ATGGCACATAATCTTACCGTTAGTATCGACCAGGACTCCGGCTTCTGTTTTGGAGTTACTTACGCCATTCAGATGGCCGAAGAAATACTAGATGACCAAGACTATCTGTACTGTCTAGGCGACATCGTGCACAACGAAGAAGAAGTGGAGCGGCTCAAGTCTCTGGGTTTACGCATCATCACCTATGACGTTTTTGCCCAGCTGCATAATGAAATGGTACTTATCCGGGCCCACGGCGAGCCACCCAGCACCTACCGCATTGCCCTGAACAATAATCTGACCCTGATTGATGCCTCCTGTCCGGTCGTACTCAAGTTGCAGAACCGCATCAAGGCCAGCTACGACAAACAGAATAAGATCTTTATCTACGGCACCCACGGCCACGCCGAAGTGCAAGGCTTGCTGGGGCAGACCCAGGGCCACGCGGTGGTGTTCGAGAACTTGGAGCAGCTCTTGCAGCACCCACTACCGCAAGAGCTTACGCTCTATAGCCAAACAACCAAAAGTCCCGACAGCTTTTATCGCATCAAGCAGGAACTAGAGGAGCGCGGCTACACAGTACTGGCCAACGACACCATCTGTCGGCAGGTCAGCAACCGCGACAAGGACCTGCGGCACTTTGCTATTCGCTTCGACCACATCATTTTTGTATCGGGCACCAAGAGCAGCAATGGCAAAGCCCTTTACCAGGTCTGCAAGGCGGCCAATCCGAACACACACTTTATATCAAAAGTCGATGAGTTGGATTTATCGTGGTTCGCTCCTGGGCAGTCGGTCGGTATCTGCGGGGCCACTAGCACGCCGATGTGGCTGCTCGAAGATGTGCGCAATGCCTTGGTAGCCGTGCCGGCTATGGCCAGCTAA
- a CDS encoding alpha/beta fold hydrolase has product MNVLRRNNVRVIGNGPRTLLFVNGFGCDQSIWRYLTPAFAEHFTLVLFDHVGAGLSVAAAYDAAKYSSLEGYAQDVLEICDHLGRDEIYLVGHSVGAMIGTLAAIAAPERFRKLLLLCPSPCYVNDAEYYGGFDRPDLEAMLAFMETDYVGWADTFAPFIMGTPDRPTLTAELTHSFCQTNPAIARQFARVTFLSDNRRDVGRLRIPCLLVQCAEDLVAPPEVGEFLLAAIPDATLVTLPVSGHCPQLSAPTQTLNALEAYLPGGRLWVN; this is encoded by the coding sequence ATGAATGTGCTGCGCCGCAATAACGTCCGCGTAATCGGAAACGGGCCCCGAACTCTGCTTTTCGTCAATGGCTTTGGCTGCGACCAAAGTATCTGGCGCTACCTCACGCCCGCCTTTGCCGAGCATTTTACCCTGGTGCTGTTCGACCACGTGGGCGCGGGCTTGTCGGTAGCGGCAGCTTATGATGCGGCTAAGTATTCTTCCCTGGAGGGTTACGCCCAGGATGTGCTGGAAATCTGTGACCACCTGGGTCGGGACGAAATCTACCTGGTGGGCCACTCCGTCGGGGCCATGATTGGTACGCTGGCGGCTATTGCTGCGCCCGAGCGTTTCCGCAAGCTGCTCTTGTTGTGCCCGTCGCCGTGCTACGTCAACGACGCCGAGTATTACGGCGGCTTCGACCGCCCCGACCTGGAGGCCATGCTGGCGTTTATGGAAACCGACTACGTAGGTTGGGCCGATACTTTCGCCCCCTTTATTATGGGCACTCCCGACCGTCCCACACTCACCGCCGAGCTTACTCATAGCTTCTGTCAAACCAACCCCGCCATTGCCCGGCAGTTTGCCCGCGTTACCTTCCTCTCCGATAACCGCCGGGATGTGGGCCGGCTGCGCATTCCCTGCCTGCTGGTGCAGTGCGCCGAAGACCTGGTTGCGCCGCCCGAGGTTGGCGAGTTTCTGTTGGCAGCCATTCCCGATGCGACGCTTGTTACGCTGCCCGTCAGTGGCCACTGCCCGCAGCTAAGTGCTCCTACCCAAACACTCAACGCCCTGGAGGCCTATCTGCCGGGCGGCAGACTATGGGTTAATTGA
- a CDS encoding beta-galactosidase, translating to MWKLLLGLLLLGISSQLWAQSVTHAFELGDDNFLLDGKPFQMISGEMHYLRVPRQAWGQRLRMAKAATTWWCWNCRGLGKRNC from the coding sequence ATGTGGAAACTGCTACTGGGACTCTTGTTGCTAGGCATATCGAGCCAACTATGGGCGCAGTCGGTAACGCACGCGTTTGAGCTGGGCGATGATAATTTCCTGCTGGATGGAAAGCCTTTTCAGATGATTTCGGGCGAAATGCACTACCTGCGGGTACCCCGGCAGGCGTGGGGGCAACGGCTGCGCATGGCTAAGGCCGCAACAACGTGGTGGTGCTGGAATTGCCGGGGCCTGGGTAAACGAAACTGCTGA
- a CDS encoding glycoside hydrolase family 97 protein, whose protein sequence is MKYNIRCSAAFSFRVLTTTLVLLGLLQASARAEEMKSPNQQMVLTFALQSDGVPTYALTYKGRPVIKTSKLGLELKNAPALTSGFTVADSKQTTFDETWQPVWGETKSIRNHYNELTVNLQQAATSRTVILHFRVFDDGLGFRYEFPLQPKLDYFVVKEEKSQFALAGDHKAFWLPGDYDTQEYSTVTSNLSEIRSKMKAATTPNASQTPFSPTGVQTPLMLKSKDGLYINIHEAALVDYSCMHLELDDKNMVLESHLTPDAAGNKGELQTPCVSPWRTIIVSDKAADILQSKLVLNLNEPSKIKDTSWIKPVKYVGVWWEMITGKSTWSYTNQENIKLDALDYSKVKPNGTHGATNANVKRYIDFAAQHGFDAVLVEGWNTGWEDWFGKHKDYVFDFVTPYPDFDVQELNRYAQSKGVRIIMHHETSGSVRNYERHLDTAFQFMNKYGYTAVKTGYVGDIVPLGHHHYDQWVNNHYQYVLEKAAEHKIMVNGHEAVRPTGLARTYPNLIGNEAARGTEYESFGGNNADHTTILPFTRLIGGPMDYTPGIFQTKVSAYNPQNNSFVHTTLARQLALYVTMYSPLQMAADLPETYEKHLDAFQFIKDVAVDWDATEVLEAEPGDYITYARKAKGKSSWFVGSTNDENGRTSKINLSFLEPGKKYVATIYADAKDAHYEKNPQAYAIRKQSVTSKTKLTQYCAPGGGYAISIVEAAAK, encoded by the coding sequence ATGAAATACAACATCCGCTGTTCGGCGGCCTTTTCCTTCCGGGTTCTGACGACCACGCTCGTGCTGCTGGGCCTGCTGCAGGCCAGCGCCCGGGCCGAGGAAATGAAGTCGCCCAACCAGCAAATGGTCCTCACCTTCGCGCTGCAGAGCGACGGGGTTCCGACCTACGCCCTAACCTACAAGGGCCGGCCGGTAATCAAGACCAGTAAACTCGGTCTGGAGCTTAAAAACGCTCCAGCCCTGACCAGCGGCTTCACTGTGGCCGATTCGAAGCAGACCACGTTCGACGAAACCTGGCAGCCGGTGTGGGGCGAAACCAAGAGCATCCGCAACCACTACAACGAGCTGACCGTGAACCTGCAGCAGGCTGCCACCAGCCGCACGGTGATCCTGCACTTTCGCGTATTCGACGACGGCTTGGGCTTCCGCTACGAGTTTCCGCTCCAGCCCAAGCTCGACTACTTCGTGGTGAAAGAGGAAAAGTCGCAGTTTGCCCTGGCCGGCGACCATAAGGCCTTCTGGCTGCCCGGCGACTACGACACCCAGGAGTACAGCACCGTCACGTCGAACCTTTCGGAAATACGCAGCAAGATGAAGGCGGCCACCACGCCCAACGCTTCCCAGACGCCTTTCTCCCCCACCGGGGTGCAAACGCCGCTGATGCTTAAGAGCAAAGACGGGCTCTACATCAACATTCACGAAGCGGCCCTGGTCGACTACTCCTGTATGCACCTGGAGCTTGACGACAAGAACATGGTGCTCGAGTCGCACCTGACGCCGGATGCCGCTGGCAACAAGGGCGAGTTGCAGACGCCCTGCGTCTCGCCCTGGCGCACCATCATTGTAAGTGACAAAGCCGCCGACATCCTGCAGAGCAAGCTGGTGCTGAACCTCAACGAGCCGAGCAAAATCAAGGACACCTCCTGGATTAAGCCCGTGAAGTACGTGGGCGTGTGGTGGGAGATGATTACGGGCAAGAGCACCTGGTCGTACACCAACCAGGAAAATATCAAGCTCGACGCCCTGGACTACTCGAAAGTAAAGCCCAACGGCACCCACGGCGCCACCAACGCCAACGTGAAGCGCTACATCGACTTTGCCGCCCAGCACGGTTTCGACGCGGTGCTGGTAGAAGGCTGGAACACGGGCTGGGAAGACTGGTTTGGCAAGCACAAGGACTACGTGTTCGACTTCGTGACGCCCTACCCCGACTTCGACGTGCAGGAACTGAACCGCTACGCCCAGAGCAAAGGGGTGCGTATCATCATGCACCACGAAACCTCGGGCTCGGTGCGCAACTACGAGCGGCACCTGGACACGGCCTTCCAGTTTATGAACAAGTACGGCTACACGGCCGTGAAAACCGGTTACGTAGGCGACATCGTGCCCCTGGGCCACCACCACTACGACCAGTGGGTAAACAACCACTACCAGTACGTACTGGAAAAGGCCGCCGAACATAAGATCATGGTGAACGGGCACGAGGCCGTGCGGCCCACCGGCCTGGCGCGCACCTACCCCAACCTGATTGGCAACGAAGCCGCCCGCGGCACCGAGTACGAGTCGTTTGGTGGCAACAACGCCGACCACACCACCATTTTGCCATTTACCCGCCTTATCGGGGGCCCGATGGACTACACACCCGGCATTTTTCAGACCAAGGTGAGTGCCTATAATCCGCAGAACAACTCCTTCGTGCATACTACCCTGGCCCGGCAGCTGGCCCTGTACGTGACGATGTACTCGCCCCTGCAAATGGCCGCCGACCTGCCCGAAACCTACGAAAAGCACCTCGACGCCTTCCAGTTCATCAAGGACGTGGCTGTGGACTGGGATGCTACCGAAGTGCTGGAAGCCGAGCCCGGGGACTATATCACCTACGCCCGCAAAGCCAAGGGCAAGAGCAGCTGGTTTGTGGGCAGCACCAACGACGAAAACGGCCGGACCTCGAAAATCAACCTGAGCTTCCTGGAGCCCGGCAAGAAGTACGTGGCTACTATCTATGCCGATGCCAAGGATGCTCACTACGAGAAAAATCCGCAGGCTTACGCCATCCGCAAGCAGA